The Azospirillum baldaniorum genome contains a region encoding:
- a CDS encoding DUF3095 family protein: MSKAMPLPSIHDFTAEAADPAHYAALDGDWSLAVADVVASTRLAAEGRHRDVNFVAAAVVAVLSEAVREPEQPAACQFGGDGAIAAVPPGRRAAAEQALAALAHWAATEMDVPLRVGLVPVRALLDEGLEVLVALQDFGNGDAFGLFLGRGVTAADAWVKADPRWRLEPRPGPLTGLEGVSCRWNPVNSGRGVILCVIVDPLPGGGPGLPVLAQVQADIERIVPTATAAPLGMGERLAVHWPPSWRSLWLEARTRPRGRRLACVLSLLGKSALLAAILGGGWRVAGFDPDRYRRGMAERSDFRKSAGGPRLVLDVTETEAAAIEAMLAGHAAAGRIRYGTARAAASTVTCLVGDLAADRHVHFVDGADLGFWRASVMLKGMAERELSAQ, translated from the coding sequence GTGAGCAAGGCGATGCCACTGCCCTCCATCCACGACTTCACCGCCGAAGCCGCCGATCCCGCCCATTACGCGGCGCTGGACGGCGACTGGTCGCTGGCCGTCGCCGACGTGGTGGCGAGCACCCGTCTGGCCGCGGAGGGGCGGCACCGCGACGTGAATTTCGTCGCCGCCGCGGTGGTCGCCGTCCTGTCCGAGGCGGTGCGGGAGCCGGAGCAGCCCGCCGCCTGCCAGTTCGGCGGGGACGGCGCCATCGCCGCGGTTCCGCCGGGCCGCCGGGCGGCGGCGGAGCAGGCGCTGGCGGCGCTCGCCCATTGGGCGGCGACAGAGATGGACGTGCCTCTGCGCGTCGGCCTCGTGCCGGTGCGGGCGCTTCTCGACGAGGGGCTGGAGGTGCTGGTCGCCCTGCAGGATTTCGGCAACGGCGACGCCTTCGGCCTGTTCCTCGGGCGCGGGGTCACGGCGGCGGACGCCTGGGTGAAGGCCGATCCGCGCTGGCGGCTGGAGCCGCGACCCGGCCCGCTGACCGGGCTAGAGGGCGTGTCTTGCCGCTGGAACCCGGTGAACAGCGGGCGCGGCGTGATCCTGTGCGTGATCGTCGACCCGTTGCCCGGTGGCGGTCCGGGGCTGCCGGTGCTGGCCCAGGTTCAGGCCGACATCGAGCGGATCGTGCCGACCGCCACGGCGGCGCCGCTCGGCATGGGCGAACGGCTGGCAGTGCACTGGCCGCCCTCCTGGCGGTCGCTGTGGCTGGAGGCGCGCACACGGCCGCGCGGGCGGCGGCTGGCCTGCGTCCTGTCGCTTCTCGGGAAATCCGCGCTGCTCGCCGCGATCCTGGGCGGCGGGTGGCGGGTGGCCGGCTTCGATCCGGACCGCTACCGCCGCGGCATGGCCGAACGGTCGGACTTCCGCAAGTCGGCGGGCGGGCCGCGCCTCGTCCTCGATGTGACGGAGACGGAGGCCGCCGCCATCGAAGCCATGCTGGCCGGCCACGCGGCGGCTGGGCGCATCCGCTACGGCACCGCGCGGGCGGCGGCTTCCACGGTGACCTGCTTGGTCGGCGACCTCGCCGCCGACCGGCACGTCCATTTCGTGGATGGGGCGGACCTCGGCTTCTGGCGGGCCTCGGTCATGCTGAAGGGCATGGCGGAGCGGGAGCTGTCCGCTCAGTAG
- a CDS encoding LuxR C-terminal-related transcriptional regulator, translating to MEYSAEKPTLNVLLADDHLLFRDGLRRLLAQSDDSMVFHEAGTFDDVRRLCDGAIAFDLILLDLGMPGWNGFSLLGEIHQRLPKALLVVVSGSEKRSDLLAALENGAAGFIPKSSSAKVLMGALQLVLAGGVYLPEQAIRGDRMTDSAPHAGNGAGDADPLGSLADGAGDQLTPRQRDVLNRLRDGKSNKQIAHELGLTEGTVKVHVTAILRQLGVRNRTQAAITANGL from the coding sequence ATGGAATACAGCGCGGAAAAGCCGACCCTGAACGTTCTGCTTGCCGACGATCACCTGCTGTTCCGGGACGGGCTGCGGCGTCTGCTCGCCCAGTCGGACGACAGCATGGTGTTTCACGAGGCCGGGACGTTCGACGACGTCCGCCGCCTGTGCGACGGCGCCATCGCCTTCGACCTGATCCTCCTGGATCTCGGCATGCCGGGATGGAACGGCTTCTCCCTGCTCGGCGAGATCCACCAGCGGCTTCCCAAGGCGCTGCTGGTCGTGGTGTCGGGATCGGAGAAGCGGTCGGACCTGTTGGCCGCGCTGGAGAACGGCGCCGCCGGCTTCATCCCGAAGTCGAGCAGCGCGAAGGTGCTGATGGGTGCCTTGCAGCTCGTGCTGGCCGGCGGCGTCTATCTGCCGGAACAGGCGATCCGCGGCGACCGGATGACCGACAGCGCGCCGCACGCCGGCAACGGCGCGGGCGACGCCGATCCGCTGGGCTCCCTGGCCGACGGGGCGGGCGACCAGTTGACCCCGCGCCAGCGCGACGTGCTGAACCGCCTGCGCGACGGCAAGTCCAACAAGCAGATCGCGCACGAGTTGGGCCTGACCGAAGGCACGGTGAAGGTGCATGTGACGGCGATCCTGCGCCAGCTCGGCGTGCGCAACCGGACCCAGGCGGCGATCACCGCGAACGGTCTCTGA
- a CDS encoding alpha/beta fold hydrolase, which produces MTIHSSAGRPAGAAFGIVPSSPGEAPTARCGASREVGLGCLVAGDPAGRRIILVHAASSESRAWTRLLRAVPAGQEWVAVPRPDPAPISGASRLRGGDPGVPAAALRPLLALRRSRKPLLIGCGSGVPVALRAVLDFPELVGGLLLIDPMTEEAARPGVFRRIAARILPPVVRDSAAELQAMAPALDAVRVPVTLVQGKDVPDGFAGASFLEQRLTGCRTLTVVTVPGQQVLPAKHESAIRGALAALVASVERGGA; this is translated from the coding sequence TTGACCATACACAGCAGCGCCGGGCGGCCCGCCGGAGCCGCGTTCGGCATCGTGCCGTCGTCGCCCGGCGAGGCGCCAACCGCACGCTGCGGCGCATCGCGGGAGGTGGGGCTGGGCTGCCTCGTCGCCGGCGATCCCGCCGGGCGGCGGATCATCCTGGTCCATGCGGCGTCGAGCGAATCCCGGGCCTGGACCCGCCTGCTGCGCGCCGTCCCGGCCGGGCAGGAATGGGTGGCCGTGCCGCGGCCCGACCCGGCGCCGATCAGCGGCGCCTCCCGCCTGCGCGGCGGCGACCCCGGCGTGCCGGCGGCGGCGTTGCGCCCGCTTCTGGCGCTCCGACGCTCGCGCAAGCCGCTGCTGATCGGCTGCGGCAGCGGCGTGCCGGTGGCGCTGCGGGCCGTGCTGGATTTTCCGGAACTGGTCGGCGGCCTTCTGCTGATCGATCCGATGACCGAGGAGGCGGCCCGGCCGGGCGTGTTCCGCCGCATCGCCGCCCGCATCCTGCCGCCGGTCGTCCGCGACAGCGCGGCGGAGCTTCAGGCTATGGCGCCCGCGCTCGACGCGGTCCGTGTGCCGGTCACGCTGGTGCAGGGGAAGGATGTGCCGGACGGCTTTGCGGGCGCGTCTTTCCTGGAGCAGCGCCTGACCGGCTGCCGCACCTTGACGGTGGTGACCGTTCCCGGCCAGCAGGTTCTGCCCGCCAAGCACGAATCGGCCATCCGCGGCGCTCTGGCCGCGCTGGTCGCTTCGGTGGAGCGGGGAGGGGCCTGA
- a CDS encoding LuxR C-terminal-related transcriptional regulator — protein sequence MDPVNVFLIDANKLFREGMKRLFENTPFKVMGEAGTLREGVPAVEAAGTQPDLVLIDLINGGEDEADQLRALRDGHPGIRVVILTTDLCTRRLSGALGAGAHGYLMKDIACEALMQSLKLVMMGEKVFPTHLAELLINGRSEELATEVPARRKGLSQREIQILRCLLNGNSNKMIANHLHITEATVKVHLKSLLRKINASNRTQAAIWALNNGIGDQPAEAAGVSANVV from the coding sequence ATGGACCCCGTGAACGTTTTCCTGATCGACGCGAACAAGCTCTTCCGCGAAGGCATGAAGCGTCTGTTCGAGAACACGCCCTTCAAGGTGATGGGCGAGGCCGGCACCCTGCGCGAGGGCGTCCCCGCGGTCGAGGCGGCGGGCACCCAGCCCGACCTGGTCCTCATCGACCTTATAAACGGCGGCGAGGACGAGGCCGACCAGCTCCGCGCCCTGCGCGACGGCCACCCCGGCATCCGCGTCGTCATCCTGACCACCGACCTGTGCACCCGCCGCCTGTCGGGCGCGCTCGGCGCCGGCGCCCACGGCTACCTGATGAAGGACATCGCCTGCGAAGCGCTGATGCAGTCGCTGAAGCTGGTGATGATGGGCGAGAAGGTGTTCCCGACCCATCTGGCCGAGCTGCTGATCAACGGCCGCAGCGAAGAGCTGGCGACCGAGGTCCCGGCCCGCCGCAAGGGCCTGTCCCAGCGCGAGATCCAGATCCTGCGCTGCCTGCTGAACGGCAACTCCAACAAGATGATCGCCAACCACCTCCACATCACGGAGGCCACGGTGAAGGTCCATCTGAAGAGCCTGCTGCGCAAGATCAACGCCTCCAACCGCACCCAGGCGGCGATCTGGGCGCTGAACAACGGCATCGGCGACCAGCCGGCGGAAGCCGCCGGGGTCAGTGCCAACGTGGTCTGA
- a CDS encoding YccF domain-containing protein — MPFLSLLLNILWVVTGGIWMAAGWLLAAVLMVITIVGIPWARSAFTIAWYTLLPFGQTAVRRDEFRGREDIGTGLLGTLGNILWFVLAGWWLALGHLVAAVGLAITIIGLPFAWAHLKLALLALWPVGTEIVTVDEAESRRRLLGRGAY; from the coding sequence ATGCCCTTCCTCAGCCTTCTTCTCAACATCCTGTGGGTGGTGACCGGCGGCATCTGGATGGCCGCAGGATGGCTCCTTGCGGCCGTCCTGATGGTCATCACCATCGTCGGCATTCCGTGGGCGCGGTCGGCCTTCACGATCGCCTGGTACACCCTGTTGCCCTTTGGACAAACCGCCGTCCGCCGGGATGAGTTCCGTGGCCGCGAGGACATCGGCACCGGCCTGCTCGGCACGCTGGGCAACATCCTGTGGTTCGTGCTGGCCGGCTGGTGGCTGGCGCTCGGCCATCTGGTGGCCGCGGTCGGCCTCGCCATCACCATCATCGGCCTGCCCTTCGCCTGGGCGCATCTGAAGCTCGCCCTGCTGGCCCTGTGGCCGGTCGGCACCGAGATCGTGACTGTGGACGAGGCGGAATCCCGCCGCCGTCTGCTCGGCCGCGGGGCCTACTGA